The Fusarium keratoplasticum isolate Fu6.1 chromosome 4, whole genome shotgun sequence genome contains the following window.
GGGAATCCgtagcttcttctccagcttgacCAGCCGTTTCTGAAGGTCGTAATGGAATATCAGGTGACAGTCTGGGTCTTGAAGCCCAGCCTCGCAAGTGGCCACTGCGATCCTCTTCCAGTGCTTCTTTTGTTGCTCGGCATCTGTGGTCGTGGGCTTTGGGTCCAGTGTGGGCATGTAATGCTCTTCCAACAAGGCTTTGCGCTGATACCACCCACCTCGCCTGGCCATTTGGAACAGCCGTTGGTCGAGAAGCTCACTGAGTAGTTCATGTTCCCTGAGATGATCCTTGAGTTTCCCAAAGATGGGGGCGGCTTTGTGAACGATCCTTGTGTAGGAGTGACCTGGCGTGAACCGTCTCAAGTAAGCCCCCTCGCCCATATCGTATACGGTCTGCTCTTTTTGTCGTTCCTCTTCGACCAGGGCCTTCCACCGAGGGTAGATCTTTTCAAATATTCCAAGTATCTTCCTGTGGCCCTCTTCCCCAGGTGGCCCGTTGAATTCCATGATGCTGTCGACTTCGGCTTCTAAGCGAATTCCGCTTTCATACTCCAGTAGATGCATCCGCGATGCAAATATTGTCGAGCTTCGACAAACGATGTACTCTGGGTAATGGCGCCGTGCGATCTTGGCAAGAATAATGGTTGTGAGAGACTTCTCTGTCCATTCGGTTGACCTGTAAAAGACGAGATGGACACGCTCGAACAGCTTGAACACTGGCGGCGATAATCGAACGCAGGGACCCAAAATGGCGAGAATCTTTGCCAAGAAGTGTTGGTCACGATTCGAGTCTTCTCGTCGTAATTTCGTTTTGGCTATCGCTTTTGGATCCTTGTTCTCTTGATCTTCAGAGGTTATCGAATCGCGGCTGTTGTGCCTACTAAGGCCCAGGGACCTCAGCCCAGTTTGCTGATGGCTCATCCGCACAAGAGAACGAATGAGTTCTGTTTTTGTGCGCCCTTGGAACTTGGCTTCTTTCGCTAGAACCTTCAACTCGTCGAGACTTAATAGAGTGGCAGCCTCTTCCACAGACTTGATGTGGTCTTCGGATGCATCTGCAAAAGTGAAGGACTCGCCAAGCCCTGACTCTTCAAGCTCAATGCCCTCGACACTGTTTGTGGCAGGAGTAGTACCAGTCGGTAGTGTGCGAGGCGACTGGAGAGAATCTATCGCAGCTTCAAGGTCAGAGATATCGTTGTGATAGCCAAGACGACTATGGCGATGCCACCACGCTGTCTTTCTCAGAAACAGTCTAACATAGCTGAGCATGGTAAGCGAATGCCCAAGACCCTCAGCAAGGAGTGAACGCACAGATATTGAGCTTCATAGTCCAGACCTCGCCATTGTCTGAAGACCTCATTTTCCTTGTCATCAAAGAGATGAGACTCCTCTTCTAAAACGGTGTCTAGGGCAAGGTTGAAGGCATCCAAATAGATAGAGCTTCTACCCTTTACCCACAGAGGTTGTGCTTTCTCATTGgtgtcttcatcttcagcacTTGCTTGTGATGACTTGATCGCTTCATACTCCTCGATAGCCTTTGTTCCCCCGTCGGTGGGTGCCATCACATTCTCGAAGTCAGTGGGCTGCGGGCCGCCAACATCTTGATCCTTGCCCCTGGCAGGATCCTTGCCGGCAAAATTTTTTGTTGAAATGATCTCATCTTGAGAATGATGAGATTGATCCGAGTCCGAATCTGGGATTTCTCTTTTCGCTCGCTTTGAAGGTCTGTCTTGATCTGGTTCATTTAAAGGGGTGGGACGAGCAGGAGTGCCAAGCTCGCTCTGAGGCCTTGGTAGCCTCGTCACAAATGCGTCCATACTTTACATTTAGAAATCCCAAGATTAAAGACGTAAATGTAGCTTTTGGTATGAATTGCCGATGCTTTGAAGTCGATGGACGCGAGAGACCAAGGCAGACACGTCACTTGGCAAGACGATCAAACACGAAGTCACCTGACACCGTGCCTTCCTCTCAAAGCGCCCTGACGCCCTGGGTACCCGACAATCAACCGGCGCGATTCAACCTTCGCCCATCAGCCATCGCACTCACTCTCCCGTCTACTTAGGAGCTCCTCTCACTTCGAATCAAGCAAACGAAGGCATTTACGACCCTGTGGCACTTTTCAAGATGGCCGAAGAAGCTCAAAAACCCGAAACAAACACCGAAG
Protein-coding sequences here:
- a CDS encoding Fanconi-associated nuclease, which gives rise to MDAFVTRLPRPQSELGTPARPTPLNEPDQDRPSKRAKREIPDSDSDQSHHSQDEIISTKNFAGKDPARGKDQDVGGPQPTDFENVMAPTDGGTKAIEEYEAIKSSQASAEDEDTNEKAQPLWVKGRSSIYLDAFNLALDTVLEEESHLFDDKENEVFRQWRGLDYEAQYLYVRLFLRKTAWWHRHSRLGYHNDISDLEAAIDSLQSPRTLPTGTTPATNSVEGIELEESGLGESFTFADASEDHIKSVEEAATLLSLDELKVLAKEAKFQGRTKTELIRSLVRMSHQQTGLRSLGLSRHNSRDSITSEDQENKDPKAIAKTKLRREDSNRDQHFLAKILAILGPCVRLSPPVFKLFERVHLVFYRSTEWTEKSLTTIILAKIARRHYPEYIVCRSSTIFASRMHLLEYESGIRLEAEVDSIMEFNGPPGEEGHRKILGIFEKIYPRWKALVEEERQKEQTVYDMGEGAYLRRFTPGHSYTRIVHKAAPIFGKLKDHLREHELLSELLDQRLFQMARRGGWYQRKALLEEHYMPTLDPKPTTTDAEQQKKHWKRIAVATCEAGLQDPDCHLIFHYDLQKRLVKLEKKLRIPRRLQHDFGHVHLEKPVEHTVEGIQLKRDVPTKIGRQTVWLDELDSQEECSVEEMCLSHYRAQGWKGYHAEGGIIRTLFAYLFYDIIFLYIPNVFQTAYQMCPLDLHTDAFYPARASEINHRLVEITNGEGPRLLRQVWERESEKRTSVVGLNWDFDIEDLVELAECFEGSALAAVCKVMAQEYRQRGGGIPDLILWRTRDTTGNGGDGPAKSKGEVMFSEVKSANDRLSDTQRLWIHVLTGAGVKVALCNAVAKEVREVD